A window of the Archocentrus centrarchus isolate MPI-CPG fArcCen1 chromosome 17, fArcCen1, whole genome shotgun sequence genome harbors these coding sequences:
- the LOC115796267 gene encoding uncharacterized protein LOC115796267: MSSLSDFEKDLILLGKISCHFQNTKLTQSTKQKTKTERQHQRTEHYVNGTRVCREAFKFLHCISQNKLTALLKHYKEFGLTPRVKKSGGRRRAEKRLLTHEDICLPQRPPDVNPPGLDAEQQDYLFENICEHTKDISCPKPATAAERRDTTDMTDNTNQALLRSQRKGREHERNSSLDQQDAELPQIKEEEVCSSQDGEQLVVKQETDDIIVWTGEERLKLLDNIWKPEINLRSVGQQVCNQERKLKYDQEDPEPPQIKEEQEEPAPVIY, from the exons ATGTCGTCACTTTCCGACTTTGAAAAGGATCTTATTCTTCTCGGAAAAATAAGCTGCCACTTCCAGAACACAAAGTTGACCCAGTCGACGAAACAGAAAACTAAGACAGAACGTCAGCATCAGAGGACGGAGCACTACGTTAATGGAACTCGTGTTTGTCGGGAAgcttttaaatttcttcactg tatcAGCCAAAACAAACTCACAGCACTTCTCAAGCATTACAAGGAATTTGGCTTGACTCCACGAGTAAAGAAGTCTGGAGGTCGTCGGCGGGCAGAAAAGAGGCTTCTCACTCATGAGGACATCTGTCTGCCACAAAGACCTCCTGATGTAAATCCTCCTGGTCTGGATGCAGAACAGCAGGATTACCTGTTCGAAAACATTTGTGAACATACGAAGGATATTTCTTGCCCAAAGccggctacagcagcagagagaagagaCACCACTGACATGACTGACAACACCAATCAGGCACTGCTGCGCAGCCAAAGAAAAGG GAGAGAGCAT GAGAGGAACTCCAGTCTGGACCAGCAGGATGCAGAACTTCCTcagattaaagaggaagaaGTCTGCAGCAGTCAGGACGGAGAGCAGCTTGTAGTGAAGCAGGAGACTGATGACATCATCGTCTGGACCGGGGAAGAGAGGCTCAAACTGCTGGATAACATCTGGAAACCGGAAATAAACTTACGCAGTGTAG GCCAGCAGGTCTGCAACCAGGAGAGGAAACTCAAGTATGACCAGGAGGATCCAGAAcctccacagattaaagaggaacaggaggaaccCGCACCGGTCATATACTGA
- the LOC115796266 gene encoding nucleolar protein 7-like: protein MAKKQRGKTSSSSKTEDSEKRTESFSLTLDSADHETGAGHGQKRKGAAKEKRRKRQELFQEQKKRKLLSADVLEEIDSAPSKKQKQSVDEGQEEGEEDGKKKKKKRSGKLADARNLKGKYTVTTTKERTLTSLQQQMALEFIQSRLYGPGTCRTTSYVRGLKASSLATSYFPEKNPGGVTYFFIGKLTDF from the exons ATGGCGAAGAAACAACGTGGGAAAACGAGTTCGTCGTCAAAGACGGAGGACAGCGAAAAACGCACGGAGAGTTTCAGCTTGACTCTGGA CTCTGCGGACCATGAAACAGGCGCTGGACACGGCCAGAAG agaaAAGGAGCTGctaaagagaagaggaggaagagacagGAGCTCTTCCAGGAACAGAAG aaaagaaaactcTTATCGGCTGATGTGTTGGAGGAAATCGACTCGGCCCCTTCAAA gaaGCAGAAACAGTCTGTAGATGAAG GtcaagaggagggagaggaagacgggaagaagaagaaaaagaagaggagcgGGAAATTGGCAGATGCCCGAAA TCTGAAGGGGAAGTACACGGTGACGACGACGAAGGAGCGAACATTGACGTCACTCCAGCAGCAGATGGCCTTGGAGTTCATCCAGTCCAGACTGTATGGACCGGGAACCTGCAGGACCACAA GTTATGTCAGAGGACTAAAAGCTTCCAGCCTGGCCACCTCATATTTCCCTGAAAAAAATCCAGGGGGCGTGACATACTTCTTCATAGGAAAACTAACAGATTTTTAG
- the LOC115795887 gene encoding mammalian ependymin-related protein 1-like has protein sequence MHQLLLVFVAAAGASVFGLPRLDASRADGPCVAPLQGEGRWVVYDHSTGRNSRAAVSYDGLNQRIRVLQQHKKHTPCQRFFEYIYLYQSMVMFQIDQKTKECSKIALTEAWDPFDIPDNSTFEDQYFIGGPGDNIEVQEWSDRKPARKHETWVGIYTMKDCYPVQETYTRNSSVTTSTRFFSLQLGITDPNVFTPPSTCQSARPERMGNLKC, from the exons ATGCACCAACTTCTGCTCGTGTTTGTGGCCGCTGCTGGGGCCTCTGTCTTCGGCCTCCCGCGGCTGGATGCGTCCCGGGCGGACGGGCCCTGCGTCGCCCCGCTGCAGGGGGAGGGAAGGTGGGTTGTGTACGACCACAGCACCGGCAGGAACAGCCGAGCCGCCGTCTCCTACGATGGCCTGAACCAGAGGATCCGAGTCCTGCAGCAGCATAAGAAGCACACCCCATGTCAGAG GTTTTTTGAGTACATCTACTTGTATCAGAGCATGGTGATGTTCCAGATTGACCAGAAGACGAAGGAATGCTCAAAGATCGCTCTGACTGAAGCCTGGGATCCCTTCGACATCCCTGACAACTCCACCTTCGAGGACCAGTACTTCATCGGCGGCCCCGGGGACAACATTGAGGTTCAGGAGTGGTCGGACAGGAAGCCGGCACGCAAGC ATGAGACCTGGGTGGGTATTTACACCATGAAGGACTGCTACCCAGTGCAGGAGACCTACACGAGGAACAGCAGTGTCACCACCTCCACCCGCTTCTTCAGCCTGCAGCTGGGAATCACCGATCCCAACGTCTTCACCCCACCGAGCACCTGCCAATCGGCCCGGCCTGAGAGGATGGGTAACCTCAAGTGCTGA